A genomic segment from Triticum dicoccoides isolate Atlit2015 ecotype Zavitan chromosome 1A, WEW_v2.0, whole genome shotgun sequence encodes:
- the LOC119348848 gene encoding S-type anion channel SLAH2-like: MASRENSIQIAGVLDGEAGCALSPEPLLVGVPSRAAGASELAHAAFFMEAAVVVGGARKLTIKDAAAAAHAETPCLPGSPSGLYLSQAQLGLPTSIRACNPEMGENRVLPSDSKLEGHITAEPRLMKQTQHHSWRSLAGGGEAPALLRSDSTRELDRRFDHFKTFSGRLDRQLSSLRGLQHGLPPVDIEHGAAPNTSGEDTDEENIVPSADRYFAALEGPELEILRSTEVAVLPEDEQWPFLLRFPISAFGMCLGMSTQAMLWKTLESEHSTAFLHVHPAVNHVLWWASVALTAIVSITYLLKVIFYFEAVRREFHHPVRVNFFFAPWIACLFLVKGVPHPVWEIHHIVWYFLMAPILCLDIKIYGQWMSSGERRLSKVANPSNHLAIVGNFVGALLGSRMGLRELPIFFFAIGLAHYVVLFVTLYQRLPTNVQLPKELHPVFFFFIAAPSVASMAWASISGEFNDGAKLLYFISLFLYMSLVVRVNLFRGFRFSLSWWAYTFPITSVAVATVLYASEVDNVLMRALAVGLSGIAVVTITGVLATTVYHAFVRKDLFPNDVSIAIMRRRPKISRIFAHLRSSSSDIKKLNLSIPSSNSNSKNDTYSSDSCSNSRISNNSDESPVSQGHV; encoded by the exons ATGGCGTCCAGAGAGAACAGCATCCAGATAGCAGGGGTACTGGACGGCGAGGCAGGGTGTGCTCTGTCCCCGGAGCCGCTTCTCGTTGGTGTCCCGTCGCGGGCCGCCGGCGCTAGTGAGCTAGCTCATGCCGCTTTTTTTATGGAGGCCGCCGTTGTCGTCGGCGGCGCCAGGAAGCTGACCATCaaggacgcggccgcggctgctcacGCTGAGACGCCGTGCTTGCCGGGCTCGCCGTCGGGGCTCTACCTCTCTCAGGCGCAGCTTGGCCTGCCGACGTCAATCCGCGCGTGCAACCCCGAAATGGGCGAGAATCGGGTGCTGCCGAGCGATTCAAAGCTCGAAGGTCACATCACTGCCGAGCCGCGGCTGATGAAGCAGACCCAGCACCACTCGTGGAGATCCCTGGCAGGCGGCGGCGAGGCACCAGCGCTGCTGCGGAGCGACAGCACGCGGGAGCTGGACCGCCGGTTTGATCACTTCAAGACCTTCTCGGGCCGCCTCGACCGGCAGCTCTCCAGCCTCCGAGGTCTGCAGCATGGCCTGCCGCCAGTTGACATCGAGCATGGTGCCGCGCCCAATACCTCCGGTGAGGACACCGACGAGGAAAACATAGTCCCTTCAGCCGATCGCTACTTCGCCGCCCTCGAAGGCCCCGAGCTCGAGATCCTTCGG TCAACGGAGGTGGCAGTGCTGCCTGAGGATGAGCAATGGCCGTTCCTTCTCCGGTTCCCGATTAGCGCGTTCGGGATGTGCCTTGGCATGAGCACCCAAGCGATGCTGTGGAAGACACTCGAGTCGGAGCACTCAACGGCATTCCTCCACGTGCACCCCGCCGTCAACCACGTCCTCTGGTGGGCCTCTGTCGCCCTCACCGCCATCGTCTCCATCACCTACCTCCTCAAAGTTATCTTCTACTTCGAGGCCGTTCGCCGGGAGTTCCACCACCCAGTGCGTGTCAACTTCTTCTTTGCGCCTTGGATCGCTTGCCTCTTTCTCGTCAAGGGCGTGCCGCACCCGGTGTGGGAGATCCACCACATCGTGTGGTACTTCCTCATGGCTCCCATCCTCTGCCTCGACATTAAGATCTATGGCCAGTGGATGTCCAGCGGCGAGCGCCGACTCTCCAAGGTGGCTAACCCGTCCAACCACCTTGCTATCGTCGGCAACTTTGTCGGCGCGCTTCTCGGCTCCAGGATGGGCCTCCGAGAGCTGCCCATTTTCTTCTTCGCCATCGGCCTAGCGCACTATGTTGTACTCTTCGTAACCCTCTACCAAAGGCTCCCCACAAACGTGCAACTACCCAAAGAGCTCCACCCGGTATTTTTCTTCTTTATCGCCGCGCCTAGCGTCGCCTCGATGGCCTGGGCGAGCATCTCCGGCGAGTTCAACGATGGAGCCAAGCTCCTTTATTTCATCTCGCTCTTCCTCTACATGTCGTTGGTGGTGCGCGTCAACCTCTTTCGGGGGTTCAGGTTCTCATTGTCGTGGTGGGCCTACACGTTCCCGATCACGAGCGTGGCCGTGGCAACAGTGTTGTATGCGTCGGAGGTGGACAATGTGCTAATGCGGGCACTAGCGGTCGGGTTGTCAGGGATTGCCGTTGTCACGATCACCGGTGTATTGGCCACTACCGTGTACCATGCCTTCGTGCGCAAAGACCTCTTCCCTAATGATGTTTCCATCGCCATCATGCGGCGCAGGCCCAAAATCAGCAGGATCTTCGCGCATCTCCGCTCTTCTAGCTCGGACATCAAGAAGCTCAACCTCTCCATCCCTAGTTCAAATTCCAATTCCAAGAACGACACGTACTCCAGTGACTCATGTTCCAACTCCAGGATAAGCAACAACAGCGACGAGTCTCCGGTGTCACAAGGGCATGTATGA
- the LOC119293930 gene encoding UDP-glycosyltransferase 88A1-like, translated as MKQTVVMYPGAGVGHVGPMTELANVFLKHGYDVTVVLVEPPFKSTDSAATAIERIAASNPFISFHVLPPLPAPDFAASGKHPFLLMLQLLHDYNERLEAFLHGIPRKSLHSVILDMFCVHATDVCVKLGVPVYTFFVGGASCLSVLTQVPAVIAGRQTGLKELGDMPLDFLGVPPMPASHLIKELLEHPEDEMCKAMTDVWKRNTETMGVMVNTFESLESRAVQSLMDLPGRKLRPIYCVGPLVSKGAKDASDKAERNECLEWLDAQPDRSVVFLCFGSMGTLSAEQLKEMAVGLERSGQRFLWSVRNPAGSNNPKKYLEVRPEPDLDALLPQGFLERTKGRGLVVKSWAPQADVLRHRATGAFVTHCGWNSVLEAVAAGVPMLCLPLEAEQKMNKVCMTEDMGVAVELEGYMAGFVKAEDVEAKVRLVIEGGDGRQLRARAAARREEAEAALGEGGSSRASFAQFLLDVDNLGKQLGE; from the coding sequence ATGAAGCAGACCGTGGTGATGTACCCCGGCGCCGGCGTCGGCCACGTTGGCCCCATGACGGAGCTCGCCAACGTCTTCCTCAAGCACGGCTACGACGTCACCGTGGTGCTCGTCGAGCCGCCTTTCAAGTCGACAGactccgccgccaccgccatcgAGCGCATCGCCGCCTCCAACCCTTTCATCTCCTTCCATGTCCTCCCGCCCCTCCCTGCGCCAGACTTTGCCGCCTCCGGCAAGCACCCTTTCCTACTCATGCTCCAGCTCTTGCACGATTATAACGAGCGGTTGGAAGCGTTCCTCCATGGCATCCCCCGGAAGAGCTTGCACTCTGTTATCCTCGACATGTTCTGCGTCCACGCCACCGACGTCTGCGTGAAGCTCGGCGTCCCGGTCTACACGTTCTTCGTCGGGGGCGCCTCGTGCCTGTCGGTCCTAACCCAGGTCCCGGCAGTGATCGCCGGCAGGCAGACGGGCTTGAAGGAACTCGGGGACATGCCCCTCGATTTCCTCGGCGTCCCGCCGATGCCAGCGTCTCATCTCATCAAGGAGCTGCTGGAGCACCCCGAGGATGAGATGTGCAAGGCCATGACAGACGTCTGGAAGCGCAACACGGAGACCATGGGCGTTATGGTGAACACGTTTGAGTCATTGGAGAGCCGGGCGGTGCAGTCTCTCATGGACCTCCCCGGCAGGAAGCTGCGTCCGATCTACTGCGTCGGGCCGTTGGTCAGCAAGGGCGCCAAGGATGCCTCCGACAAAGCAGAGAGGAACGAGTGCCTTGAGTGGCTCGATGCGCAGCCCGACCGCAGCGTCGTGTTCCTCTGTTTCGGGAGCATGGGCACGCTCTCGGCGGAGCAGCTCAAGGAGATGGCCGTTGGGTTGGAGCGGTCTGGGCAGCGGTTCCTGTGGTCCGTGCGCAACCCGGCCGGAAGCAACAACCCGAAGAAATACTTGGAGGTGCGCCCCGAGCCGGACCTTGACGCGCTGCTTCCTCAAGGGTTCCTGGAGCGGACCAAGGGCAGGGGCCTCGTCGTCAAGTCATGGGCGCCGCAGGCGGACGTGCTCCGCCACCGCGCGACGGGCGCGTTCGTGACGCACTGCGGATGGAACTCGGTGCTGGAGGCCGTTGCGGCCGGGGTGCCGATGCTGTGCCTGCCGCTGGAGGCGGAGCAGAAGATGAACAAGGTGTGCATGACGGAGGACATGGGCGTCGCCGTGGAGCTGGAGGGATACATGGCAGGTTTTGTCAAGGCAGAGGACGTGGAGGCCAAGGTGAGGCTGGTGATTGAGGGCGGGGATGGGAGGCAGCTCAGGGCCCGGGCGGCTGCTCGCAGGGAAGAGGCCGAGGCGGCGCTGGGGGAAGGGGGCTCGTCGCGGGCGTCGTTTGCCCAGTTTCTGTTGGACGTGGACAATCTCGGAAAGCAGCTCGGCGAGTGA